In a genomic window of Zootoca vivipara chromosome 5, rZooViv1.1, whole genome shotgun sequence:
- the LOC118096150 gene encoding protein NDNF-like: MSGSQACLPPVLLLAMCFCHSTEVAHSIQQSFKSELLNFYHTFILADGKETTVHLLEDVPKRYYFVLEKGRTSAPFTVRVTPCDVPVEWSIRVHKTSANYLGKAARDNLDVQEALKFPKTMKTVSTLFSYRGNSVETYTGTSYYSAVYVLEFLSIERDTQITVYLTTDTTSEHLYPELPTDPRIDVIGIGHTTVTLAWKQSSTALQHKENVQYCLLVNERHNYKSLCAAETALRPSGVTSSQALALSLSPYVLDPQQVMISPNGELSLVGKAGNGEVRQICVGTKKTYTVTNLSPSTQYYFDVFVVNFLTNASAAYTGTFARTLEEPEPKATILKDGKVIQLTLDGRKQALHDLQYQAVQKQVQFAFQSCSGQIRVEIARGGKVLMSESFAGLRHFMLKGRPGDLYLVHLGSTEPSNASVKVQVSSLFHRPFFPVLPESLKIKSFSKLRTCNSVTIAWLGTQQMSKYCVYKKEIEEDQVWMETRNADRCSGPESRQKGEKVLCKYFHDLNLRRAVTTETIGGLEAGTVYLFDVYLIGPSGIPVRYYSKVVKTRKKC; this comes from the exons ATGTCCGGGTCCCAGGCTTGCCTGCCTCCAGTGCTCCTCTTGGCCATGTGCTTCTGCCATTCGACGGAGGTAGCCCACAGCATACAGCAAAGCTTCAAGAGTGAGCTCCTCAACTTTTATCATACATTCATCCTCGCAGACGGCAAGGAAACCACTGTGCACCTCTTGGAAGATGTAcccaaaag GTACTATTTTGTTTTAGAGAAAGGCAGGACCTCTGCACCGTTCACTGTGAGAGTGACTCCGTGCGATGTCCCCGTTGAGTGGAGCATCCGGGTCCATAAGACTTCAGCAAACTACCTTGGAAAAGCAGCACGTG ATAATTTGGACGTTCAGGAAGCCTTAAAGTTTCCAAAGACCATGAAGACTGTGTCTACTCTCTTCAGCTACAGAGGCAATTCTGTGGAGACATACACGGGAACATCTTACTATTCCGCTGTCTACGTGCTGGAATTCCTGTCCATTGAAAGAGACACCCAAATCACGGTGTATCTAACGACAGACACAACTTCTGAGCACCTGTATCCAGAACTCCCAACGGATCCACGCATAGATGTCATCGGCATAGGCCACACCACAGTAACCCTAGCTTGGAAGCAGAGTTCGACAGCCCTGCAGCACAAAGAAAATGTCCAGTATTGTCTTCTGGTGAATGAAAGGCATAACTACAAGAGCTTATGCGCAGCGGAAACAGCCCTAAGACCTTCTGGGGTGACGTCGTCGCAAGCGTTAGCGCTCTCACTATCCCCCTATGTCCTGGACCCTCAGCAAGTGATGATCTCGCCCAACGGCGAACTGAGCCTTGTTGGCAAAGCTGGCAATGGGGAGGTGAGGCAGATATGTGTTGGCACCAAGAAGACCTACACAGTCACCAACCTGAGTCCCAGCACTCAGTATTACTTTGATGTGTTTGTGGTCAACTTCCTCACCAACGCCAGTGCTGCCTACACTGGAACCTTTGCCCGAACCCTCGAGGAACCGGAGCCCAAAGCCACCATCCTAAAGGATGGGAAGGTGATTCAACTCACCCTGGATGGGAGGAAGCAAGCTCTCCATGATCTACAGTACCAGGCTGTGCAAAAGCAGGTTCAGTTTGCTTTTCAGTCTTGCAGTGGCCAAATACGGGTCGAGATAGCCAGAGGTGGGAAAGTGCTCATGTCAGAGAGCTTTGCCGGCTTGAGGCACTTCATGCTGAAGGGAAGGCCGGGAGACCTTTACCTGGTGCACCTGGGTTCCACAGAGCCTTCAAATGCATCTGTGAAGGTACAGGTGTCCTCTCTCTTCCACAGGCCTTTCTTCCCAGTCTTGCCAGAGAGTTTGAAAATCAAGTCATTCAGCAAGCTGAGGACTTGCAATTCGGTCACCATTGCCTGGCTGGGCACACAGCAGATGAGCAAGTACTGCGTCTACAAGAAAGAGATCGAGGAGGACCAGGTGTGGATGGAAACCAGGAACGCCGACAGGTGCTCAGGGCCAGAGTCAAGGCAAAAAGGCGAAAAGGTGCTGTGCAAATACTTCCACGATCTCAATCTCCGGCGAGCCGTGACGACCGAAACCATCGGTGGGCTTGAAGCAGGCACAGTCTACTTATTTGATGTTTACCTTATTGGGCCTTCTGGGATTCCAGTCAGATATTACAGTAAAGTGGTAAAGACACGGAAGAAATGTTGA